Genomic segment of Dactylococcopsis salina PCC 8305:
CGGGGTTTCATGTTTCTCTACTTTTGGGCTTTATTTTAGTAATTACTAAACGCTTTAGAGCCTCGATTAGTTTAATAATTGGGTTAGGAATACTATTGCTTTATGTGGGATTAACGGGTTTACAGCCGTCGATTTTAAGAGCAAGTTTGATGGGAATTGCTGGTTTAATTGGGTTAGTCACTGACAGGAAATTTGACGCGGTTAAATCTTTGTTGATGATTGCAACTATTTTATTACTGATTAATCCGTTATGGATTATTGATTTAGGGTTTCAATTTAGCTTTTTAGCAACACTGGGATTGATTGTTACGATTCCTAATTTTTTAGATAAGTTAGAGTTTTTACCGCCTACGTTAGCGACACTTATTGCTGTTCCGATCGTTGCTTTTGTTTGGATTTTTCCGTTACAATTATTCTATTTTGGTACAGTTGCTCCTTACAGCATTCTGCTTAACATTCTAGCGACTCCTTTAGCGATTTTGATTATTTTAGGAGGAATGCTGAGTGGTTTTATTGGGTTGTTAGTTTCTGATCTCGGTAGCTTAATTGCGCTATTATTATCTTATCCAACACAAGGATTAATTAGTTTAGTATCTGTTTTTAATCGACTCCCTGCGAGTTATTTGTTATTTGGAAAAATTGCTTTATGGCAACTTTTAACTGTTTATAGTTTAATCCTTTTTGTGTGGCGTGTTCCTCAAGGTCAAAAATATTGGAAGTTGGTTTCACTAAGTGCGATCGCGCTCCTGATTTTTCCCGTTATTTATAAACAATTTACCTTGCAACAGATCACCGTTTTTGCAACGGAAAAACCTGCGGTTATTTTGATCCAAAATCGCGGTCATACAACTTTAATTAATTGTGGTGATGAAAACACAATCCAATATACAATCTTGCCATTTTTGCAACAGGAAGGAGTGCAAACAATCGACAGCGCGATCGCTCTATCATCTCAAAATAAATGGCAATATTTACTAGAGAACGTTTCCATAAAAAGTCTGTTTAATTCTCAAATTACAACCAGAGAAGTTGAAAGTTTGTTCAATGTTCAAGCAGTGATTAAAAAACCATTTGATTTACTAAAAAATCGAGGATTAACTCTAGAAAGGATTAATTCTATTTTTACCATTAATTTAAACAAAAAAAGCTGGGGATTCTTAGAAAATCCAACTCGGAGTATCTCTAGTTTTCCCGAAGATTTAAAAGCGATCGATGTTTTATTATGGGAGGGAAAACGTTTAGATCGAAGTTGGTTAGCAATTTTAAAACCCAAAACTGTTATTCTGGTTAGTAATGAAATTTTAGAAGAATTAAAACAAGATTTGCAACAAAAAAAAATCAATGTTCATGTCACTGGAGAAGATGGGGCAATACAGTGGACTTCTTACGTTCTTTTCTGAACTTTGCTAAAAATAGAAAAAAAGTTCATTCTTATCAGTGTTAATTTTGTGTTGGGTTTCGCTTTACTCCACCCAACCTACTTTTTGTC
This window contains:
- a CDS encoding ComEC/Rec2 family competence protein, whose protein sequence is MYGKDIPLFCLAYILGLLITSAIDQYALTILIFGLITGGLAWKFASYHQWLGLRSRSLLVIILIILTSFFYFYLRFPTAKSNDVSQIIPSDTNGISATVMGKVINSPTRNRSGKLRFWLETETVNNDQKNMAVEGKLYATIPLNLEDKISSGSKIEITGYLYQPSTPKNPGQFDFKEYLKRNGAFAGISGRELTVIQKNNWGFWRLRDRIIKVHQKALDSPKGMLVSSMVLGRRAVSLPYELQEEFLRAGLAHFLAASGFHVSLLLGFILVITKRFRASISLIIGLGILLLYVGLTGLQPSILRASLMGIAGLIGLVTDRKFDAVKSLLMIATILLLINPLWIIDLGFQFSFLATLGLIVTIPNFLDKLEFLPPTLATLIAVPIVAFVWIFPLQLFYFGTVAPYSILLNILATPLAILIILGGMLSGFIGLLVSDLGSLIALLLSYPTQGLISLVSVFNRLPASYLLFGKIALWQLLTVYSLILFVWRVPQGQKYWKLVSLSAIALLIFPVIYKQFTLQQITVFATEKPAVILIQNRGHTTLINCGDENTIQYTILPFLQQEGVQTIDSAIALSSQNKWQYLLENVSIKSLFNSQITTREVESLFNVQAVIKKPFDLLKNRGLTLERINSIFTINLNKKSWGFLENPTRSISSFPEDLKAIDVLLWEGKRLDRSWLAILKPKTVILVSNEILEELKQDLQQKKINVHVTGEDGAIQWTSYVLF